In Anaerolineales bacterium, one DNA window encodes the following:
- a CDS encoding hydrogenase maturation protease, translating into MKTIVVGLGNPILGDDGVGWKVADEVLKQLPPDSQVDVEYLSLGGLALMEHLIGYHRAILIDAFASEDEPGAILILKLGDLPNYSAFHTTSSHDTSLQNAVELGRSMGAQLPDDIEIIGIATRRVYDFGEELSRPVADAVPFAARIVIDLLKQVTKHKEEYQPQG; encoded by the coding sequence ATGAAAACCATTGTGGTGGGACTCGGCAATCCCATCCTCGGCGATGATGGTGTTGGCTGGAAAGTCGCTGACGAAGTGCTGAAGCAGCTACCACCCGATTCGCAGGTGGATGTCGAATATCTCTCGCTTGGCGGGCTGGCGTTGATGGAGCATCTGATTGGTTATCACAGGGCGATCCTGATTGATGCCTTCGCGTCGGAGGATGAACCCGGCGCCATCCTGATCTTAAAGTTAGGCGACCTGCCCAATTATTCCGCGTTCCATACAACCAGTTCGCACGATACATCCCTGCAAAATGCGGTTGAACTGGGCAGGTCCATGGGCGCACAGCTGCCCGACGATATTGAGATCATCGGGATCGCGACAAGGCGGGTATATGACTTTGGTGAGGAACTTTCGCGGCCGGTTGCGGATGCGGTGCCATTCGCGGCAAGGATTGTCATTGACCTGCTAAAACAAGTCACAAAGCATAAAGAAGAATATCAGCCGCAGGGGTGA
- the hypF gene encoding carbamoyltransferase HypF, whose translation MHVRVSGVVQGVGFRPFVYGLAKRLNLHGWVRNTSNGVEILIDGSTGSIDQFVQSLSAEKPPLAKIEAVDLTRVELSTIEYSDFEIRESAAISGAYQPISPDTAVCTDCERELFDPNDRRYLYPFINCTNCGPRFTIIKDIPYDRPNTTMADFPLCDRCRAEYQNPLDRRFHAQPVACPECGPFVALRETHAHSPNPNPTISTIEYRLSAILKTRRLLREGRIIAVKGLGGFHLACDAGNPHALEELRRRKGRAGKPFALMGADLETIKNICSITEDEINLLTSHEKPIVLLEKKHEANTISAAPNMDTLGFMLPYTPLHHLLLHQSDPTLAREPAPAILVMTSGNFSEEPIAIDNEEALERLSPLADAFLLHDRDIHVRCDDSVVKIDRRPKTVDHAASIVHLRRSRGYAPYPVQLPFNSKPILAVGGELKNTFCLAHDQYAFLSHHIGDMENAETYTSFEQGIKHLSLIFRVQPELIAHDLHPNYFTTQYAQKSDIPRIAVQHHHAHIAACMADNALDNRRVIGLSFDGTGYGTDGAIWGGEVLLASYSDFERFAHLEYLPLPGGDSAIRHPWRIAVGYAHALGVDIDNLPFLKKMDKQSIEIIRQQVDKKLNAPLTSSMGRLFDAVASLIGIRSDVTYEAQAAIEMEVLSKPFIASAEPYPYEIDETIQVKELLTAITKDIRAKESAGMLGARFHKTIANIAIDVCKQAREKTTLNEAALSGGVWQNQVLLTLVRDGLETAGFVVYFHKQVPTNDGGLALGQAVVANVIASREAAKQSPPSRKIASG comes from the coding sequence ATGCACGTTCGTGTCAGCGGGGTCGTACAAGGGGTCGGTTTCCGCCCGTTCGTGTACGGGCTGGCAAAACGACTCAACCTGCACGGCTGGGTACGGAACACATCGAACGGGGTGGAGATTCTCATAGACGGCAGCACGGGCAGCATCGACCAGTTCGTCCAATCCCTGTCCGCTGAAAAACCGCCGCTTGCAAAGATCGAGGCAGTCGATCTGACACGGGTCGAATTATCGACTATCGAATATTCGGATTTCGAGATCCGCGAATCCGCAGCCATTTCGGGGGCGTACCAGCCCATTTCCCCGGATACAGCCGTCTGCACGGACTGTGAGCGTGAGTTGTTCGATCCAAACGACAGGCGTTACCTTTATCCCTTCATCAACTGCACCAACTGCGGGCCACGCTTTACCATCATCAAGGACATCCCCTACGACCGCCCGAACACCACCATGGCGGATTTTCCACTTTGTGACCGCTGCCGCGCCGAGTACCAAAATCCGCTGGATCGCCGCTTCCATGCCCAACCTGTGGCCTGCCCTGAGTGTGGTCCATTCGTTGCGCTGCGAGAGACGCATGCTCATTCCCCGAATCCCAACCCGACAATTTCCACCATTGAATACCGGCTCTCAGCAATCTTGAAAACCCGCCGTCTGCTCCGTGAAGGCAGGATCATTGCCGTCAAAGGACTCGGCGGATTTCACCTCGCCTGCGACGCGGGCAATCCCCATGCGCTGGAGGAACTTCGCCGCCGCAAAGGCCGGGCAGGCAAGCCGTTTGCCCTCATGGGGGCGGATCTGGAAACCATAAAAAACATTTGCAGCATCACTGAAGATGAAATCAACCTGTTGACAAGCCATGAAAAGCCGATTGTCCTGCTCGAAAAAAAACATGAGGCGAATACCATCAGCGCTGCGCCAAACATGGATACGCTCGGTTTTATGCTGCCCTACACCCCGCTGCATCATTTGCTTCTCCATCAGTCCGATCCCACGCTGGCGCGCGAACCTGCCCCCGCCATCCTTGTGATGACCAGCGGAAATTTCAGCGAGGAACCCATCGCCATTGATAACGAGGAGGCTCTCGAACGCCTCTCCCCGCTTGCCGATGCCTTTCTCCTGCACGACCGTGATATTCATGTACGCTGTGACGACTCGGTTGTAAAAATAGACCGAAGACCGAAGACCGTAGACCATGCAGCGTCCATTGTCCATCTCCGTCGCAGCCGCGGGTACGCCCCGTATCCTGTTCAGCTTCCATTCAACTCAAAACCAATCCTTGCCGTCGGCGGCGAACTTAAAAACACATTTTGCCTTGCGCATGACCAGTATGCTTTTCTCAGTCATCACATCGGCGACATGGAAAATGCCGAAACCTACACATCTTTTGAGCAGGGCATAAAACATCTCTCGCTCATCTTCCGCGTCCAGCCCGAGCTCATTGCACACGACCTGCATCCGAATTACTTCACCACGCAGTACGCGCAAAAATCGGATATTCCGCGAATCGCCGTCCAGCACCATCACGCGCACATCGCCGCCTGCATGGCGGACAATGCTCTTGATAACAGACGCGTGATCGGACTCTCCTTCGACGGCACCGGATACGGAACCGACGGAGCGATCTGGGGCGGGGAGGTATTGCTCGCATCGTATTCGGACTTCGAGCGGTTTGCCCACCTCGAATATTTGCCGCTCCCCGGCGGTGACTCCGCCATCCGCCACCCGTGGCGCATCGCAGTCGGATATGCCCACGCGTTGGGTGTTGACATTGACAACCTGCCCTTCCTGAAAAAAATGGACAAGCAATCCATCGAAATTATCCGACAACAGGTGGACAAAAAACTCAACGCCCCGCTCACTTCCTCCATGGGACGCCTCTTCGACGCAGTGGCAAGCCTCATCGGTATCCGCAGCGATGTCACCTACGAAGCCCAAGCCGCCATCGAAATGGAAGTCTTGTCCAAGCCGTTCATTGCCTCGGCGGAACCATATCCTTACGAGATCGATGAAACGATACAAGTAAAAGAGTTGCTCACCGCAATCACAAAAGACATCCGCGCAAAGGAATCCGCTGGCATGCTCGGCGCAAGATTCCATAAAACGATTGCAAACATCGCCATCGATGTTTGCAAACAGGCTCGTGAAAAAACGACCCTGAACGAAGCCGCCCTCTCCGGCGGCGTGTGGCAAAACCAGGTCTTGCTAACCCTCGTCCGCGATGGATTGGAAACCGCCGGCTTCGTTGTATACTTCCACAAACAAGTCCCAACCAATGACGGCGGTCTGGCGTTGGGTCAGGCTGTAGTAGCCAATGTCATTGCGAGCCGCGAAGCGGCAAAGCAATCCCCACCATCGCGGAAGATTGCTTCGGGCTAA
- a CDS encoding GNAT family N-acetyltransferase has product MEINLEELEINNNPAENRFEVFINGELSKLDYIEDGDTIVMTHVGVHPDHRGGGVAGRIAQVALEYAKEKSLRVIPMCSYVAAYIRRNPKYAELTKHRGN; this is encoded by the coding sequence ATGGAGATCAATCTCGAAGAACTCGAAATCAACAACAATCCTGCCGAAAATCGTTTCGAGGTCTTTATCAACGGTGAACTTTCGAAACTCGATTACATCGAAGATGGGGATACGATCGTGATGACGCATGTCGGTGTCCACCCTGACCATCGCGGCGGAGGCGTGGCGGGAAGAATCGCACAGGTCGCGCTGGAATATGCAAAAGAAAAATCGCTGCGCGTGATTCCCATGTGTTCGTATGTGGCGGCATACATCCGCAGGAATCCCAAGTATGCGGAACTGACCAAGCATCGGGGAAATTAA
- the hypB gene encoding hydrogenase nickel incorporation protein HypB, translating into MNTRIPIIEKILSANDRIAARNREVLDHAGVYAINIMASPGAGKTSFILKTLDALNGRLKLGVVEGDLASSIDAEKAMAAGLPAVQINTGGDCHLDAVMLADALPSLPLQDLDLVVVENVGNLICPASFLLGTHLNVLIASIPEGDDKPYKYPGMYMGMQALIINKIDLLPYVPFNMEYFKQGVEVLNPGVTPFPVSCKTGEGMDVWADWLVGKVNTQKNNGT; encoded by the coding sequence ATGAACACGCGCATTCCCATTATCGAAAAAATTCTTTCCGCCAATGACCGCATTGCAGCCCGCAACCGCGAGGTGCTCGACCATGCCGGTGTGTATGCGATCAACATCATGGCGTCCCCCGGCGCGGGCAAGACCAGCTTTATTCTCAAGACTCTTGATGCGTTGAACGGCCGCTTGAAACTCGGTGTGGTCGAGGGTGACCTCGCCAGCTCCATTGACGCAGAAAAAGCGATGGCGGCGGGATTGCCCGCTGTACAGATCAACACCGGCGGCGACTGCCATTTGGATGCGGTCATGCTGGCGGATGCGCTGCCCTCCCTTCCGCTTCAAGACCTGGACCTTGTGGTTGTCGAAAACGTCGGAAACCTGATCTGCCCAGCGAGTTTTCTGCTCGGCACGCATTTGAACGTGCTGATCGCATCCATCCCAGAAGGCGATGATAAACCGTATAAGTATCCCGGCATGTATATGGGGATGCAGGCGCTCATCATCAACAAGATCGACCTCCTGCCGTATGTGCCGTTCAACATGGAATACTTCAAACAGGGAGTGGAAGTGCTCAACCCAGGCGTAACACCCTTCCCCGTTTCCTGCAAAACAGGCGAAGGGATGGATGTCTGGGCAGACTGGTTGGTCGGAAAGGTAAACACACAAAAAAACAACGGAACATGA
- the hypD gene encoding hydrogenase formation protein HypD: MKYLDEYRNPGKVKTLLREIASITTRNWVIMEICGGQTHAFLHHGLDAMLPPQIELVHGPGCPVCVTPLEQIDKAIAIASRPDVIFTSYGDMLRVPGSTKDLFSVRAGGGDVHVVYSPLEAVQTAEGNPDKQVVFFAIGFETTAPANAMAVLQARNKHIKNFSVLVSHVRVPPAMEAILGSKSNRVQGFLAAGHVCAVMGFHEYPPIAEKYHVPIVVTGFEPIDLLNGMVSAVKQLEAGRAEAENQYQRAVKFEGNESAQRTIRSVFESVDRKWRGIGIIPQSGWGLNPDFAEFDAENRFDVGNIFTQESPLCIAGEILQGLKRPLQCAAFGRQCTQQTPLGAPMVSAEGACAAYYKYHRDVVYE; the protein is encoded by the coding sequence ATGAAATATCTGGATGAATACCGCAACCCCGGAAAAGTAAAAACCCTGTTGCGCGAGATCGCATCCATTACCACACGCAACTGGGTCATCATGGAAATTTGCGGCGGACAGACGCACGCCTTCCTGCATCACGGGTTGGACGCCATGCTCCCGCCGCAGATCGAACTCGTGCATGGGCCGGGCTGCCCTGTTTGTGTAACTCCGCTCGAACAAATTGACAAAGCCATCGCCATCGCCTCGCGCCCCGATGTGATCTTCACCTCCTATGGCGATATGCTGCGCGTGCCGGGCTCAACGAAAGATCTATTCTCCGTCCGTGCGGGTGGCGGGGATGTGCACGTGGTGTATTCTCCGCTCGAAGCCGTGCAAACCGCGGAAGGAAACCCCGATAAGCAGGTTGTTTTCTTTGCAATTGGGTTTGAAACCACCGCGCCTGCGAATGCCATGGCGGTCTTGCAGGCCAGGAATAAACATATCAAAAACTTTTCGGTTTTGGTGTCGCATGTCCGTGTGCCGCCTGCGATGGAGGCGATTCTCGGTTCCAAGTCCAACCGCGTGCAGGGATTTTTGGCGGCGGGGCACGTTTGCGCAGTGATGGGCTTTCACGAGTACCCGCCCATCGCGGAGAAATATCATGTGCCCATCGTGGTCACGGGCTTCGAGCCGATTGACCTGTTGAACGGCATGGTGTCGGCGGTCAAGCAGCTTGAAGCTGGGCGCGCCGAGGCGGAAAATCAGTATCAGCGGGCGGTCAAGTTTGAAGGAAATGAATCAGCTCAAAGGACGATTCGAAGCGTGTTCGAATCCGTGGACCGTAAATGGCGCGGCATCGGCATCATCCCGCAAAGCGGCTGGGGATTGAATCCGGATTTCGCCGAGTTCGATGCGGAAAATAGATTCGACGTTGGAAATATATTCACGCAGGAGTCGCCATTGTGCATTGCAGGAGAAATTTTGCAGGGATTGAAAAGGCCGTTGCAGTGCGCCGCGTTCGGCAGGCAATGCACACAACAAACGCCGCTCGGCGCGCCGATGGTTTCGGCGGAGGGCGCGTGTGCCGCATATTACAAATATCATCGGGATGTGGTGTATGAATGA
- the hypA gene encoding hydrogenase maturation nickel metallochaperone HypA — MHELSITQGILDIALGNAGTRKIKQVNLVIGQFSSIVDDSVQFYWDILSKDTAAEGSILHFERIPGEMTCRSCGHVFRPNGETFECPACSSSSVGISKGNEFQVESIDVE, encoded by the coding sequence ATGCACGAGCTTTCCATCACACAGGGCATTCTCGATATTGCACTGGGGAACGCCGGCACCCGCAAGATCAAACAGGTCAACCTGGTAATCGGTCAGTTTTCCTCCATTGTGGATGACTCGGTCCAGTTCTATTGGGACATCCTCTCGAAGGATACTGCGGCCGAGGGTTCGATCTTGCATTTTGAACGAATCCCCGGCGAAATGACCTGCCGCAGTTGCGGACATGTCTTCCGCCCCAACGGTGAAACGTTTGAATGCCCGGCCTGTTCGAGTTCATCTGTCGGGATCAGCAAAGGCAATGAATTCCAGGTGGAAAGCATTGACGTTGAATGA
- a CDS encoding c-type cytochrome, whose product MFTRIRIALGLALLLSLLASVPAFAGGWAVIVLDELPRNIVAGRPLTIGFTLLQHGRTPLDGLEPKIIANLYKEQEFVLRAEPDGKPGHYTVTVTFPKEGEWRWFIDAFSMKQLMPMLTVAAPVGGVVSLPATQTVSQPAAAVPLYLIVRVLAFGSGLVGLFFVFRRRSRLAIALTALCLLVGAGTFMAESAVPEVEVQGKPGYGMTPDPNASQIEMGRQLFVAKGCITCHVNTKVYSFSEYVTLEVGPNLTKFSASPEALRLRLKDPASVKSDTQMPNLNLSEEEIEALIAFINSK is encoded by the coding sequence ATGTTCACCCGCATCCGTATTGCTTTAGGTCTTGCTTTGCTTCTGTCCCTGCTGGCTTCTGTCCCGGCTTTCGCTGGAGGCTGGGCGGTCATCGTGCTGGATGAACTGCCGAGGAATATCGTTGCAGGAAGACCGCTGACAATCGGCTTCACTCTATTACAGCACGGCAGGACGCCTCTGGATGGACTCGAACCGAAGATCATTGCCAACCTGTACAAGGAACAGGAGTTTGTCCTCCGTGCAGAACCTGATGGCAAACCCGGACATTACACCGTGACAGTAACATTCCCAAAAGAGGGCGAGTGGCGCTGGTTCATCGATGCATTCAGCATGAAACAACTCATGCCGATGCTGACCGTCGCCGCGCCGGTGGGAGGGGTGGTGAGCCTGCCCGCGACGCAGACGGTATCACAGCCTGCCGCGGCTGTTCCGCTGTATTTGATCGTCCGCGTGCTGGCGTTCGGGAGCGGACTCGTGGGCTTGTTCTTCGTGTTTCGACGGAGGAGCCGTCTTGCCATCGCTTTGACGGCGTTATGTCTGTTGGTCGGAGCCGGTACCTTCATGGCGGAATCAGCCGTCCCTGAGGTGGAAGTGCAGGGCAAACCGGGGTATGGGATGACACCCGATCCGAACGCTTCTCAGATCGAAATGGGCAGGCAGTTGTTCGTCGCAAAAGGATGCATCACCTGTCACGTCAACACGAAAGTCTATTCGTTTTCCGAATATGTGACGCTTGAAGTGGGTCCTAATCTCACGAAATTTTCCGCCAGCCCGGAGGCGCTGCGTTTGAGGTTGAAGGACCCCGCCTCGGTGAAATCGGATACTCAGATGCCAAACCTGAATTTGTCCGAGGAAGAGATCGAAGCGTTGATCGCGTTCATCAATTCAAAATAA
- a CDS encoding Ni/Fe hydrogenase subunit alpha: MQRISIDPVTRLEGHGKIEIFLDDKGNVANSYFQIPELRGFERFVVGRPIEEMPLLTNRICGVCPEAHHMAASKAADAVYKVDPPRTAKMLRELLYMAFYCTDHTTHFYALGGPDFVMGPDAPVAERNILGVIHKVGLEIGGKVIQMRKYGHTVVEMLGGRKVHPCSSIPGGMTKGITEEQRKEIEEMGKWAVDFAQFSLKLFNDIVLGNKAYVDLILGDVYTHRTYSMGLVDENNKVNFYDGKVRVVDPNGGEFVKYAPNEYMNHIAEHVEPWTYLKFPYLKNVGWKGFEDGVDSGVYMATPLSRLNASDGMATPLAQEEHDKFYKTLGGKPVHQRLATHWARLIELLYAAERWVELVADPEITSPNVHAKPTEIPTEGIGIVEAPRGTLTHHYWTDERGVVTRANLIVGTTNNYAPIQMSTNKAARSLIKDGNVNEGLLNMVEMAFRAYDPCFGCATHSLPGQMPLEITIRDADGNPLEVVKQFC, translated from the coding sequence ATGCAGAGAATATCCATTGACCCCGTAACACGTCTCGAAGGACATGGCAAGATCGAAATATTCCTTGATGACAAAGGGAATGTCGCCAATTCCTATTTTCAGATTCCCGAACTGCGCGGCTTCGAGCGTTTCGTCGTGGGACGCCCCATCGAGGAGATGCCGCTGTTGACGAACCGCATCTGCGGCGTATGCCCGGAGGCGCATCACATGGCGGCATCCAAGGCGGCGGACGCGGTCTACAAGGTGGACCCGCCCCGCACGGCAAAGATGCTGCGCGAACTGCTCTACATGGCGTTCTATTGCACCGACCACACCACCCACTTCTATGCGCTGGGTGGACCTGATTTCGTGATGGGACCCGATGCGCCCGTGGCTGAGCGAAACATCCTTGGCGTGATCCACAAGGTGGGGTTGGAGATCGGCGGCAAGGTCATCCAGATGCGCAAATACGGTCATACCGTCGTCGAAATGCTTGGCGGGCGCAAAGTACATCCGTGCTCGTCCATTCCTGGCGGAATGACCAAGGGCATCACCGAGGAACAACGCAAAGAGATCGAAGAGATGGGCAAGTGGGCTGTGGATTTCGCGCAATTCAGCCTCAAACTTTTCAACGACATCGTGCTTGGCAACAAGGCGTATGTTGACCTGATCCTTGGTGACGTGTATACGCATCGCACCTACTCGATGGGCTTGGTGGATGAAAACAACAAGGTCAATTTCTACGATGGCAAAGTACGAGTGGTTGATCCGAACGGCGGGGAGTTCGTCAAATACGCGCCGAACGAATATATGAACCACATTGCCGAACACGTCGAACCGTGGACCTATCTCAAGTTCCCGTATCTCAAGAACGTCGGCTGGAAGGGCTTTGAAGACGGCGTGGATTCGGGCGTGTACATGGCAACCCCGCTCTCGCGCCTCAACGCCTCCGACGGCATGGCAACACCGCTCGCGCAGGAGGAACACGACAAGTTCTACAAGACGCTTGGCGGCAAGCCCGTACATCAACGCCTTGCCACGCACTGGGCGCGCCTGATCGAACTGCTCTACGCCGCCGAACGCTGGGTGGAACTGGTCGCCGACCCCGAGATCACATCACCGAATGTACATGCCAAACCGACCGAGATCCCCACCGAGGGGATTGGCATCGTCGAAGCGCCGCGCGGGACTCTCACGCATCACTACTGGACCGATGAGCGGGGCGTCGTGACCAGGGCGAATCTCATCGTCGGCACGACCAACAACTACGCCCCGATCCAGATGTCCACGAACAAGGCGGCGCGCAGTCTCATCAAGGACGGCAATGTCAATGAAGGTCTGCTCAATATGGTGGAGATGGCATTCCGTGCGTATGACCCGTGCTTTGGGTGCGCCACGCATTCCCTGCCGGGGCAGATGCCTTTGGAGATTACCATTCGGGACGCGGATGGAAATCCGCTTGAGGTGGTGAAACAGTTCTGTTAA
- the hypE gene encoding hydrogenase expression/formation protein HypE: MNEFDFEGYTCPVPLRPNETVILGHGSGGTLSRDLLRRLFLPELGKAAPRALDDSAVVEIDGQRFALTTDSHVVSPLFFPGGDIGRLAICGTVNDLAMVGAKPIALTCGFVLEEGLPFETLQRVAASMQAAAQEAGVYIAAGDTKVVQKGGADQLFINTSGIGKIADGVNISGANAKEGDVVIVSGTIGDHGIAVLSAREDLGFETMLESDVAPLNHLVEAMLAAGEVHVLRDPTRGGLATSLVEISEQSNVTIEIEEQTLPFKPAVKAACEMLGFDPLWIANEGKLVAFVKESDAEKVLDAMKKTKYGGGAAMIGKVMGVRKSQVRLKTAIGGTRLVDMLPGEMLPRIC; this comes from the coding sequence ATGAATGAATTCGATTTTGAGGGATATACCTGCCCCGTGCCGCTGCGCCCGAACGAGACGGTGATCCTCGGGCACGGCTCAGGCGGGACCTTGAGCCGCGACCTGCTTCGGAGGCTGTTTCTCCCCGAGTTGGGCAAAGCCGCGCCGCGTGCGTTGGATGATTCGGCTGTCGTTGAAATTGACGGTCAACGATTCGCGTTGACCACTGATTCGCATGTCGTCTCGCCGTTGTTCTTCCCCGGCGGTGATATTGGACGTTTGGCAATTTGCGGGACGGTCAATGATCTGGCGATGGTCGGCGCAAAACCGATTGCGCTCACTTGCGGCTTCGTGCTGGAGGAAGGCTTGCCGTTCGAAACGTTACAACGTGTGGCCGCTTCGATGCAGGCAGCAGCGCAGGAGGCGGGCGTGTACATCGCGGCAGGCGATACGAAAGTGGTGCAAAAAGGCGGCGCGGATCAGTTATTCATCAATACGTCGGGCATCGGCAAGATCGCAGATGGTGTGAATATCTCTGGCGCGAATGCGAAGGAGGGCGATGTGGTCATCGTCTCTGGGACGATTGGCGATCACGGCATTGCAGTCCTTTCGGCGCGTGAAGATCTGGGATTTGAAACCATGCTCGAAAGTGATGTTGCGCCGCTCAATCATCTGGTAGAGGCGATGCTCGCAGCGGGCGAAGTCCATGTGCTGCGCGACCCCACCCGCGGCGGACTGGCGACTTCGTTGGTTGAGATCTCCGAGCAGTCGAATGTGACGATTGAAATTGAAGAGCAAACACTGCCGTTCAAACCTGCGGTAAAAGCGGCGTGCGAGATGCTGGGTTTCGATCCACTGTGGATTGCGAACGAAGGGAAATTGGTTGCGTTCGTGAAGGAAAGCGATGCTGAAAAGGTTTTGGATGCGATGAAAAAAACAAAATATGGCGGGGGTGCCGCCATGATTGGGAAAGTTATGGGGGTTAGAAAATCACAGGTGCGATTGAAAACCGCCATCGGGGGAACGAGGTTGGTGGATATGCTGCCCGGGGAAATGCTGCCGAGGATTTGTTAA
- a CDS encoding HypC/HybG/HupF family hydrogenase formation chaperone yields the protein MCLAIPGKLTDIYEKDNLRMAKIDFGGIVKEICLAYTPEAKVGEYALVHVGFAISLMDEEEAQETLKLIKEVSDFEDEISG from the coding sequence ATGTGCCTCGCCATCCCCGGTAAACTGACCGACATCTACGAAAAAGACAATCTCCGCATGGCAAAGATCGACTTTGGCGGTATTGTCAAGGAAATCTGTCTTGCATACACCCCCGAAGCGAAGGTCGGCGAGTACGCCCTTGTCCACGTCGGCTTTGCTATCAGCCTTATGGATGAAGAGGAAGCGCAGGAAACCTTGAAGTTGATCAAGGAAGTTTCGGATTTCGAAGATGAAATATCTGGATGA
- a CDS encoding arginase family protein, protein MTLEGTHGLWGDLHRPELSPEKADFSVIGIPFDGLASARKGAALAPERLRLWSTHLTPFSEDRTRLRDLTVADLGDISILNPEMDFDLVRGRVATLPNMPILLGGDHSVTIPILQGQRERYKDQRLGVLWVDAHPDLCDFFDGSRISHANTMRRALDFGIEPHDVCMVGLRSWEEQEIDLIENGGIHVYTAADVAERGMRKVADSVYNILNDCDAVHISLDIDCLDPSAAPGTGIPEFGGLTSRDVLTLLKGTQGLSLAGLDVVEIAPPLDPSEATVFAGLKIIMEYIAVIAREKQKAG, encoded by the coding sequence ATGACCCTTGAAGGCACGCACGGCTTATGGGGCGACCTGCATCGCCCGGAGCTTTCCCCCGAAAAGGCTGATTTCAGCGTCATTGGGATTCCTTTTGACGGACTTGCCAGCGCGAGGAAGGGAGCGGCTCTCGCGCCTGAACGCCTGCGATTGTGGTCCACACATTTGACTCCTTTTAGTGAGGATCGTACCCGCCTCAGGGACTTAACCGTGGCTGATCTCGGTGACATCAGCATTCTCAACCCTGAAATGGATTTTGACCTCGTCCGAGGGCGTGTGGCAACCCTCCCGAATATGCCGATCCTGCTCGGCGGTGACCATTCGGTGACCATTCCCATCCTGCAAGGACAGCGCGAACGCTACAAGGACCAGCGCCTCGGCGTGCTGTGGGTGGATGCGCATCCCGACCTGTGTGATTTCTTTGACGGCTCGCGCATTTCCCACGCCAACACGATGCGCCGCGCATTGGATTTTGGCATTGAGCCGCACGATGTCTGCATGGTCGGCTTGCGCTCGTGGGAGGAGCAGGAGATCGACCTGATCGAGAACGGCGGCATCCATGTCTACACCGCCGCGGATGTGGCGGAACGCGGTATGAGGAAAGTGGCAGACAGCGTCTATAACATCCTGAACGACTGTGATGCCGTACACATCTCGCTCGATATTGACTGTCTCGATCCGTCCGCTGCGCCGGGCACGGGTATCCCCGAATTCGGCGGCCTGACATCACGCGATGTACTGACCCTCCTCAAAGGCACCCAGGGACTTTCGCTCGCCGGTCTGGATGTGGTGGAGATCGCCCCGCCGCTTGACCCGTCTGAAGCCACGGTATTTGCGGGCTTGAAGATCATCATGGAATATATCGCCGTCATTGCGCGCGAGAAACAGAAAGCAGGTTGA